The following coding sequences lie in one Silvanigrella aquatica genomic window:
- a CDS encoding nucleotide exchange factor GrpE, which produces MFLNNKAKYSTEGTTSASSSEKQDNSSNQNKESSEVQGASSLSEEGAKIVALEAECATAQAKLLETHDRMLRIAADFENTRKRMEKEKADTRIYAIQEFAKDLLPVIDAFDKAMLAIENSQINFETEEGKKVAGIVEGVQLVSKVFQDTVKKHGIERLPGKDAPFNPSYHNAIAKVVDASYTQETVIDEFMAGYKIGDRILRTAMVRVGAPD; this is translated from the coding sequence ATGTTTTTGAACAATAAAGCGAAATATTCAACAGAAGGCACCACAAGTGCGTCTTCATCTGAAAAGCAAGATAATTCTTCTAATCAAAATAAAGAGAGTTCTGAAGTGCAAGGGGCTTCTTCTTTGAGTGAAGAGGGTGCAAAAATAGTGGCGTTGGAAGCGGAATGTGCAACCGCGCAAGCTAAATTGTTAGAAACTCACGATCGTATGCTTCGTATTGCTGCCGACTTTGAAAATACACGCAAAAGAATGGAAAAGGAAAAAGCAGATACACGCATTTATGCCATTCAAGAGTTTGCCAAAGATCTCCTTCCTGTCATCGATGCCTTCGATAAGGCAATGCTTGCTATTGAAAATTCACAGATAAACTTTGAAACTGAAGAAGGTAAAAAAGTTGCTGGAATTGTCGAGGGTGTTCAACTTGTTTCAAAAGTATTCCAAGATACTGTTAAAAAACATGGAATTGAAAGATTACCAGGTAAAGACGCGCCTTTTAACCCGTCTTATCACAATGCTATCGCAAAAGTGGTCGATGCTTCTTATACTCAAGAAACTGTTATTGATGAGTTTATGGCGGGCTACAAAATTGGGGATCGCATTCTTAGAACAGCTATGGTGCGCGTCGGCGCGCCTGACTAA